AACGCTCGGGTGAAGTGCTTCTGGAAAATGCATTGAAGACGCAAGAAATTCTCCTTGAAATTCTTGACCAAGTGCAGAAAACTCCGAAGAAGGCTGAATAATTTATGAAGCGTCGTGAAGAAAATCACTGGCTCATTTTTACCGACTTAACCGCCGGTTTGCTTGCGCTTTTCATTCTCGCTTTTGTAGCGATGACGACGATGAAAGAAAAGAAAGCCGAAGCGCTGACGCGTACCGAACAAGAAGTCGTCAGCTGCCAAGAAGAAATGCGCCGCGTTGCCAAAGAAAGAAACGCTTTACTTTCGCAGAGTCTGCGCGCCCCGCTCGAAAAAGGAATCATCGCACTAGAAAACGGAAACATTCAAATTCAAGCATCGTTTTTGTTTCCGCGAAACGGTGCGGATTTGACAAGCGAAGGCGTGAACATTATTAAATCGATTGGCAAAGGATTGCAAGACGTTTTGGATACGGGCGATGCCATTATGGTTTCGGGTTTTACCGATGACACGCCGACCAATTCGCCGACTTATACGAACTGGAATCTTTCGACAGAACGCGCTGTCAATGTGGTGAAAACTTTGATCAATCAAGGATTCCCGCCAGAACGCGTTTTTGCCGCAGGCTTTGGCGAAAATCATCCGCGCGTCCCGAATACGAGTGAAAAAAATCGCAGTTTAAATCGCCGCGTTGAAATTGGCGTTACGCCGATTCGTCGTTCTAATTTAGCCGAGGTCGCTCCGGAATGAACGAAGCTTTAAACGCAGAATTTACCGCATTAAAAACCAAAGTAGACGAACTCCGCAAAAAGGATCGTCTGCCGTATTGGCGTCTTTCTTACGCAGAATTTTCCATCGTCCGCATCGAAGAATACATTACCGTAGGCGAAGAAGAGGAAGCGCACGAAATGATTTTGCGTTTAAACCGTTGGGTGGATTCTCACGAAAAAGAACTCGCTCGCACGGCGAAATCGGCGCCCGCAAAAGTTCCGCTTTGGAATGCTTCGACGATTGAACAAGAAATGGATGCGCTCCAAGCAAAACTCAACGCCAAAAATTATTTGATTCCTGTCGCCGAACGCATTTCGTTTTCCAAAAATATGGAGCAAGCGAAACAGAAACTCGCCGCCGGAAAATTTGACGCTGCTTATGCGGAATTATTCTCTTTGCGAACTCTTTTAATTTCGCGTTTACATCGCTCTTACCGCGCTCGCGCTGTGATGATTCTTTACAGCAAACACGCAACGGGATTTGGGCATTCGCTTTCGGGAGCGGTTGTCGGCCCCTATAACGCCGAGCACACTTTGGAAAATGCGCTTTCCCTCGTCGGTGAACGCGATGCGATTTGGGTCGAAGATTTCCTCGAACTTTACGATTCGATTTCAAAAATTACCGAAAAATTAGCGCCGAAAAAAGCAAAAAATTAAATCAAAATTTTTTAAGATAAGAAAATTGAAAAAATGCCAAAAAAATTTGCGATTTTTTGGAAAGATAATTATATTTGGCAAAAATTGTAAGGAAATAAAACTTAAATGACGAAAAAAGAAAAAGAATCTTATACCGAAGATCGCAAAGACCGAATTCAGTATATCGTAACGCTTGCGGTAACATTACTTGCGTTGATTTTCATCGTCGTTTATAGCTTTGGCTCCTTTTATAAATTAGCGAAAAGCGATGCGGTTGAAATTGGGGCGCGCGCCGTTTCCGAAGAATCCGAAAAGTTGAATAATTTCTTGCTCATGGGAATGGACGTTCTCCAAGTAACGGGATTAACGATCGATCACATGATGCAATCGGGAGAAACTCCGGAAAAAATTCTCGCGTATTTATTAAAAGAATCCGCAGAATATACCGCGCAAATCGATTCGAGTTTCACGGGAATTTACGGCGTTTTTAATGGCAAATATCTCGACGGAATCGGTTGGGAGCCAGAAGCAGGTTACGTTCCCGAAGAACGTCCGTGGTATACTGCGGCGAAAAAAGGAAATGGAAAACCGGTGATTGTGCCGCCGTATTTGGACGCGCAAACGCATAGCGTAATGATTTCGGTGAGTCAACTTCTTTCGGATAAGAAAAGCGTGGTTTCTCTTGACATTGTCATGGATGATATGCAAAGAATTGCGCAAGGAATTCGCTTAAACGGTCACGGCTACGGTTTCATCATCGATCAGTCCGGATTAATTGTCGCCCATTCCGATGAACGCGAAAAAGGGAAAAATTATTTGCAAGATAGCACGGTCAGCAGCGAACGAAAAGAATTGATTCAAAAAATTTTGCAGTCAAATGGAGAAACAATCGATACCGAAATCAATGGGAAAAATTGCCGCGTCTTCTCGAAGAAAGTGCAAGATGATTGGAGCGTTGTTATGGTCATCAACACCGAAGATTTATTGCACCGCGTCCAAATGAATTTATTCCGGAATATAATTCTTTCGCTTTTGATTTTCATCGTCGTCTTGTATTATTGCACTCTCAGTCACAGGAACCGCATTAAAGCAGCGCATTATGCGAATGAACTTCAAAAATCGCAGCAAACATTGGAAGCGCGAGTCGTTGAACAGACGAATAAAATCAAAGAGCAAACCGATCAAATTATGAACCTGCAAGAAAATGTCATCGAAGGTATGGCGACTCTCATCGAAAGCCGCGACGGCAACACAGGCGAACACGTCCGCAGCACGAAAAAGTACGTCGGCATGATTGCTTCGTATATGTTGGATCATCAGTTGCATCCCGAAGAAGTGAACGAAGAATTTGTACGTTCGCTGACGAATGCGGCGCCGCTTCACGATGTCGGCAAAATTATGATCGCCGATAACATTTTGAATAAACCCGGGCGCTTTACTCCCGAAGAATTTGAAGTGATGAAAACGCATTCCAAAGTCGGCGCAGAAATTGTGGAAAATATTCTCGCGGGCAGTGGCAACGAACGCTTGATCCAACTTTCTTGCGATGTCGCGCATTATCATCATGAAAAGTGGGACGGCTCGGGTTATCCCGAAGGATTAAAAGGAAACGAAATTCCGCTGAGCGCAAGAATTATGGCGGTCGCCGACGTTTTCGACGCTCTCGTTTCGAAGCGCGTTTACAAAGATGCGATGCCTCTCGACAAAGCATTCTCCATTTTAATTCAAGATTCCGGCAAACATTTTGATCCCGAAATTGTCGTGATTTTCTTAAATCTTCGCAAAAATGTCGAAAAATATTTGAAGCGTTCCGCTTAAAAAAATAAGGGAAATGCAGCGTTCATTTTCTGCGCAATTTTTTTGCGATTGCAGCAGAGTTTGTGCGCTTATTCCGAGACAATTCCTTTTATAATTTGTTAGTTTAGGGAAAAAAGGAAAAATAAAAATGAAAATTTCTGACTCGATCCGCTATGTGGGCGTTAACGAACATCAACTTGATTTGTTCGAAGGCATCTTTGATGTGCCGAACGGAATGGCTTACAATTCTTACGTCATCGTCGATGAAAAAATCGCCGTGATGGATAGCGTTGGCGAAGGCTTTGGCGAAGAATGGCTTTCAAAAATTCAAGAAGCGACCGGAGGCCGCAAGCCGGATTATCTCGTCGTGCATCACATGGAAATGGATCATTCGGCGAATATTCAGAAATTTTTGGAAGTGTATCCGGACGCAAAAATCGTCGCTTCGAAAATGGCTTTTGTCATGCTCAAAAGTTTATTTGGAAATGCGATCGGCGATATTACGGCAAAGCAAATCGTCGTCGCAGACGGCGCTACTTTAGAACTCGGAACGCATCAGTTGCAATTCATCGCAGCGTCCAATGTGCATTGGCCCGAAGTGATGTTCTCTTACGAGACCGCAGAAAAAGTTTTGTTTAGCGCGGATGCTTTTGGAAAATTCGGCGCGCTCGATGTCGAAGATTCCGAAGGTTGGGCTTGCGAAGCGAGACGTTATTATTTTGGAATCGTCGGTAAGTTTGGTGCGAATGTGCAGAACGTGTTCAAAAAATTAGAAGGCAAATCGATTGAAAAAATTTGCTCGTTGCACGGTCCGGTTTTGGACGCAGACATCGAAAAATATTTGAATTATTATCGGACATGGTCGAGCTATAGCGTCGAATCCGAAGGTATCGTCATCGCTTACACTTCGGTTTACGGCAACACGAAAAAGGCGGTAGAAAAACTCGCTGAAATTTTGAACGCAAAAGGCGCTAAAAAAGTCGTGGTCGTCGATCTTGCCCGCGACGATATTTACGAATGCGTCGAAGAAGCTTTCCGCTATGGTAAATTGGTTCTGGCAAGTACGACTTATAACGCAGGCGTTTTCCCGACGATGCGCGAATTCATCGAACTTTTGAACGAACGCAATTATCAGAATCGGACGATTGCGTTTATCGAAAACGGTGCGTGGGCACCCGCAGCAAATAAAGCGATGGAAAAATTATTAGAAGGCGCAAAGAGTATCACATTTGCATCGACAAAAGTCAGCATTAAAATTGCGATGACCGATGCCAATGTCGCTCAGTTAGAAGCTCTCGCTGCAGAACTTGTCTAATGAAAACGCGCCGCGAAGCGGCGCGTGCAGTCTCGTTTTTTCAGTTTCAGAGAAGCACGGCTTTGCCGTGCTTTTTTAATTCATCCACGTATTTTCAAAATCAAATCCGATGGAGAATTTAATCTTCGTCGGGCGAATGGATTTTGGTAAAATGGAAATTCCAATCGGTTCCATTTTGCGCCCGCCTTCACCGTATTCATCTTCGCCGATGCGGTCTAGTCCGCGGGCTAAGTTAAGCGAAATGTTAAACGGTAACGTGTAGAAAATGCGGTTCGCCATGCGGAATTCTAAGCCGACGCTTCGATCCCAGAAATCGCGCTTTTTGAATTTTGACATCGGAACGCCGTGATCATTCCACGCAGCGCCCACTTGCGCATATAAATTCACAAAGAAATCGCGGGTCGTGAAAATCCAAAATTGTTTGCGGAAATCTTCGAAAATGGGGAAGAGATAATGCAATTCGGCTTTTGCTGTTTTCCGTCCGCTGCGGTTATAATCTTCCGTCGTAATCAAATACGGATAACCTTCGAGGAGAAGTGGCGAAAGATAA
The nucleotide sequence above comes from Hallerella porci. Encoded proteins:
- a CDS encoding HD domain-containing phosphohydrolase codes for the protein MTKKEKESYTEDRKDRIQYIVTLAVTLLALIFIVVYSFGSFYKLAKSDAVEIGARAVSEESEKLNNFLLMGMDVLQVTGLTIDHMMQSGETPEKILAYLLKESAEYTAQIDSSFTGIYGVFNGKYLDGIGWEPEAGYVPEERPWYTAAKKGNGKPVIVPPYLDAQTHSVMISVSQLLSDKKSVVSLDIVMDDMQRIAQGIRLNGHGYGFIIDQSGLIVAHSDEREKGKNYLQDSTVSSERKELIQKILQSNGETIDTEINGKNCRVFSKKVQDDWSVVMVINTEDLLHRVQMNLFRNIILSLLIFIVVLYYCTLSHRNRIKAAHYANELQKSQQTLEARVVEQTNKIKEQTDQIMNLQENVIEGMATLIESRDGNTGEHVRSTKKYVGMIASYMLDHQLHPEEVNEEFVRSLTNAAPLHDVGKIMIADNILNKPGRFTPEEFEVMKTHSKVGAEIVENILAGSGNERLIQLSCDVAHYHHEKWDGSGYPEGLKGNEIPLSARIMAVADVFDALVSKRVYKDAMPLDKAFSILIQDSGKHFDPEIVVIFLNLRKNVEKYLKRSA
- a CDS encoding FprA family A-type flavoprotein — encoded protein: MKISDSIRYVGVNEHQLDLFEGIFDVPNGMAYNSYVIVDEKIAVMDSVGEGFGEEWLSKIQEATGGRKPDYLVVHHMEMDHSANIQKFLEVYPDAKIVASKMAFVMLKSLFGNAIGDITAKQIVVADGATLELGTHQLQFIAASNVHWPEVMFSYETAEKVLFSADAFGKFGALDVEDSEGWACEARRYYFGIVGKFGANVQNVFKKLEGKSIEKICSLHGPVLDADIEKYLNYYRTWSSYSVESEGIVIAYTSVYGNTKKAVEKLAEILNAKGAKKVVVVDLARDDIYECVEEAFRYGKLVLASTTYNAGVFPTMREFIELLNERNYQNRTIAFIENGAWAPAANKAMEKLLEGAKSITFASTKVSIKIAMTDANVAQLEALAAELV
- a CDS encoding OmpA family protein, translating into MKRREENHWLIFTDLTAGLLALFILAFVAMTTMKEKKAEALTRTEQEVVSCQEEMRRVAKERNALLSQSLRAPLEKGIIALENGNIQIQASFLFPRNGADLTSEGVNIIKSIGKGLQDVLDTGDAIMVSGFTDDTPTNSPTYTNWNLSTERAVNVVKTLINQGFPPERVFAAGFGENHPRVPNTSEKNRSLNRRVEIGVTPIRRSNLAEVAPE